A section of the Hevea brasiliensis isolate MT/VB/25A 57/8 unplaced genomic scaffold, ASM3005281v1 Scaf151, whole genome shotgun sequence genome encodes:
- the LOC131176529 gene encoding PIGF/3-ketodihydrosphingosine reductase fusion protein-like (The sequence of the model RefSeq protein was modified relative to this genomic sequence to represent the inferred CDS: added 31 bases not found in genome assembly), with product MEEEKKKKEMGNIAKASTAENSSRSVSALQALSIHLICGLGLAIGLWVAHNLYSMNVVSDPSRTLRLIWIVESPIVTLLYSWFRLNPEQCSYLKAVGRGILALPVGALVTALGAIVLGAPVSIEYLPKTINWSLLMSSCMFVPAASVFGSSWSHWQRIFAYTKPNESLEYMICIPAHGAVIGAWLGAWPMPLDWERPWQEWPVCVTYGAMIGYLLAMVVSLGFVLVHGGRQHRKRD from the exons GCAATATTGCAAAAGCTTCAACGGCCGAGAACTCCTCCCGATCGGTATCAGCTCTTCAAGCATTGTCTATCCACCTGATCTGTGGACTTGGTTTAGCTATAGGTTTATGGGTAGCCCACAATCTCTACTCCATGAATGTAGTGTCTGACCCTTCACGCACCCTACGTCTGATCTgg ATTGTCGAGAGTCCAATCGTGACACTTCTTTATAGTTGGTTTCGACTCAATCCTGAGCAATGCTCG TACTTGAAAGCTGTAGGACGAGGCATATTAGCTCTTCCTGTTG gGGCTCTTGTGACTGCACTTGGAGCAATTGTTTTAGGCGCGCCTGTTAGCATCGA GTACTTACCAAAGACCATTAATTGGTCTCTTCTTATGTCATCATGCATG TTTGTGCCTGCAGCTTCTGTTTTTGGTTCATCATGGTCACATTGGCAACGTATTTTTGCATATACAAA GCCAAATGAATCTTTAGAGTATATGATTTGTATACCAGCACATGGGGCTGTAATTGGAGCTTGGCTTGGGGCTTGGCCTATGCCACTTGACTGGGAAAGGCCATGGCAG GAATGGCCAGTCTGTGTGACTTATGGAGCAATGATTGGGTATCTACTTGCAATGGTAGTATCTCTTGGCTTTGTACTTGTGCATGGTGGACGGCAACATCGTAAACGGGATTAA
- the LOC110672646 gene encoding uncharacterized protein LOC110672646, giving the protein MQMASEKPKQGDKLPMSASFPQSDKELEPFDLQDGSDDLPGIFDDTAQSAPFFPTVDVHGMPQSYAQEMSFPVIKDDISQCNVFHNPVTGPGYLYEPVSGFSDLVGNLNEFGQYDALVNSVATANIHATDLDNPQIERNTVTSGIDVGGGLQMSKAGREANDSDICRPWLIENQITHAHTAPVSGLNPSSGQMGINISQMYRSGREANSNNIHMPWVFGNPVILPGSTHVLGHNPPINGELRMNNSFVAGVAPSNHPEMLDGNFLTLGYGSNLETRSKYNVSSKDNNQSNKNIVLPMLNTYSGQNVARSSLKSSSNVADGFSSFQKYDGGFARLVPNESESISIGHAQHNDALSGLGQNASGVSHQVWNANEFSSLVQNVAGFSHQAQNIDRSSGLIQNVGGLSKPSRDESVGTLLPLVDRQNYNQIPSSWNLGFGEKMKERFANISPYTSFQGLPTESSIPNNSNQVGLPDAAWFGANGLSPSSSLVRSAIQPASNQLRSSLVGAVRNFCPEPSMVLPFTGVTRSIDWQGQSGEEFPAVNRPIRSCVPSGRFLKRGSPICPPNAPQPWCKRSRSIRPASHLSAPTLLQTSPTHAPLTSVDSLSPLVPRSFPSRPPTAYTSRLSSLPRTSSPHHIKWQGRQGDVKTPQPSGNQCHICKRDLSFTPEGPIHQPEKPITAAVLPCGHHFHDSCLQRITPQDQAQDPPCIPCAMGEKDYFDSISQD; this is encoded by the exons ATGCAAATGGCAAGTGAAAAGCCAAAACAAGGAGATAAATTGCCAATGTCTGCTTCCTTTCCACAAAGCGACAAAGAACTGGAACCCTTTGATCTACAGGATGGATCTGATGATCTTCCTGGTATTTTTGATGATACGGCACAATCAGCACCTTTTTTTCCAACCGTGGATGTGCATGGAATGCCTCAATCTTATGCACAGGAAAtgtcatttcctgttatcaaggaTGATATCTCTCAATGTAATGTTTTTCACAATCCTGTGACTGGCCCTGGTTACTTATATGAGCCTGTTTCAGGCTTTTCAGATTTGGTAGGGAATTTGAATGAATTTGGTCAATACGATGCTCTTGTGAATTCAGTAGCTACTGCTAATATCCATGCCACTGATCTTGACAATCCTCAAATTGAGAGAAATACAGTAACCTCCGGGATTGATGTGGGTGGTGGCTTACAAATGTCAAAAGCTGGTAGAGAAGCAAATGATAGTGATATTTGTAGGCCTTGGCTAATTGAAAATCAAATCACCCATGCACATACTGCACCTGTATCAGGCCTTAATCCATCTAGTGGACAAATGGGAATAAACATCTCACAGATGTACAGATCTGGTAGAGAAGCAAATAGTAATAATATTCATATGCCTTGGGTATTTGGAAATCCAGTCATCCTTCCAGGTAGTACACATGTATTAGGCCACAACCCACCAATTAATGGAGAATTGAGAATGAATAACAGTTTCGTGGCAGGTGTAGCTCCATCAAATCATCCTGAAATGCTTGATGGGAATTTCCTTACTCTTGGATATGGGTCTAATCTGGAGACCAGATCTAAATATAATGTCTCCAGCAAAGATAACAATCAGAGCAATAAAAATATTGTTCTGCCCATGTTAAACACTTATTCTGGTCAAAATGTTGCTAGAAGTTCTTTGAAATCTAGTTCTAATGTGGCTGATGGTTTTTCTAGTTTCCAGAAGTACGATGGTGGATTTGCTAGACTAGTGCCTAATGAGAGTGAGTCTATAAGCATAGGCCATGCACAACATAACGATGCACTTTCTGGTTTAGGGCAGAATGCAAGTGGGGTTTCTCATCAGGTGTGGAATGCTAATGAATTTTCTAGTCTGGTGCAGAATGTGGCTGGATTTTCTCATCAAGCGCAGAATATAGATAGATCTTCTGGTCTAATTCAGAATGTAGGTGGGCTTTCTAAACCATCTAGGGATGAGAGTGTTGGGACCCTGTTGCCACTAGTAGATAGGCAAAATTATAATCAAATCCCAAGCAGCTGGAACTTAGGATttggagagaaaatgaaggagagATTTGCAAATATAAGTCCTTACACAAGCTTTCAAGGTCTTCCAACTGAGTCATCAATACCAAATAATAGCAACCAAGTTGGCTTACCTGATGCTGCATGGTTTGGGGCAAATGGGTTGTCACCATCATCTTCTTTGGTTAGGAGTGCTATTCAACCTGCATCTAATCAGCTACGGAGTTCTCTTGTAGGAGCTGTGAGAAATTTCTGCCCAGAGCCTTCTATGGTTTTGCCCTTTACTGGAGTTACAAGGAGCATTGACTGGCAGGGTCAGTCAG GTGAAGAATTTCCAGCAGTAAATAGGCCTATTCGATCTTGTGTTCCTTCCGGACGATTTCTTAAGAGGGGATCACCCATATGCCCTCCCAACGCTCCCCAGCCTTGGTGCAAAAGGTCCAGATCAATTAGACCTGCCAGTCATCTGTCTGCTCCAACATTGCTCCAAACTAGTCCAACACATGCTCCTCTAACTTCAGTTGATTCCTTAAGCCCCCTCGTACCCCGGAGTTTTCCCAGTCGCCCACCTACAGCCTACACTTCTCGTCTTTCATCCTTGCCCAGAACTTCTTCACCTCACCATATCAAGTGGCAAGGAAGGCAAG GAGACGTTAAAACTCCTCAACCGAGTGGAAATCAATGTCATATATGCAAGAGGGATCTGTCATTCACTCCAGAAGGCCCCATACACCAGCCAGAGAAACCAATAACTGCTGCTGTCTTGCCATGCGGCCACCACTTTCATGATTCTTGCTTGCAGCGTATCACTCCTCAAGACCAAGCTCAAGATCCTCCTTGTATCCCATGTGCCATGGGCGAGAAGGACTACTTTGATAGCATTAGTCAGGATTAA